A genomic stretch from uncultured Pseudodesulfovibrio sp. includes:
- a CDS encoding replication-associated recombination protein A, whose translation MKLEIEETQPLADRIRPESLDEFVGQGHIRNRIEAFSQSKRMPSLLLFGPPGCGKSTLALLLAKLTGKKYLRVSAPEAGLTALRKMLPGQDILILDELHRFSKAQQDFFLPILETGEITLLATTTENPSFSVTRQLLSRLHVLRLRQLSREELVNVSIRGAEELSLDLEEESHKMLAAMAGGDARTLLNLLEYTSELPKDKRCPECLRESLPEIVVRGDRDGDSHYELVSALIKSIRGSDPDAALYYLACLIESGEDPRFITRRLIISASEDVGLGDSHALTHAMACHQAVETIGMPEGFIPMSQLAVYLALAPKSNSTYAAYHTAQKEVRENGPKPVPLHLRNATSSLQREWGYGRGYLYPHNFPKSWADQDYLPGELAGRKFYHPKDQGEEPKLLAWLKQFRRSR comes from the coding sequence ATGAAGCTTGAAATAGAAGAAACACAACCTCTCGCCGATAGAATCCGCCCAGAATCATTGGATGAATTCGTTGGACAGGGGCATATTCGGAATCGAATTGAAGCTTTCTCCCAATCCAAACGGATGCCGAGCCTGCTTTTGTTTGGTCCTCCCGGGTGTGGAAAGTCAACTCTGGCTCTATTGCTTGCCAAGTTGACAGGCAAAAAATATCTACGTGTCAGTGCCCCGGAAGCAGGTTTGACAGCTCTTCGCAAGATGCTGCCAGGGCAGGATATTCTTATCCTTGATGAGCTGCATCGTTTCTCCAAGGCCCAACAGGACTTTTTTCTTCCCATTCTCGAAACCGGAGAAATTACCCTGTTGGCGACTACCACGGAAAACCCGTCTTTCAGCGTGACCCGACAATTGTTGTCCCGGCTCCATGTTTTGCGTCTTCGACAGTTAAGCCGCGAAGAGCTGGTCAATGTGAGTATCCGTGGTGCTGAAGAACTCAGTTTGGATCTTGAAGAGGAAAGCCACAAAATGTTGGCAGCAATGGCTGGCGGTGATGCTCGTACGCTACTTAATCTTCTTGAGTATACCTCTGAACTGCCCAAAGACAAACGGTGTCCGGAATGCCTGCGTGAATCTTTGCCGGAAATCGTGGTTCGAGGTGACCGGGATGGTGATTCACACTATGAACTGGTATCCGCACTTATCAAATCCATTCGCGGCAGTGATCCGGATGCGGCTCTTTATTACCTTGCCTGTCTTATCGAAAGCGGTGAAGATCCTCGATTTATCACTCGACGTTTGATCATTTCCGCATCCGAAGATGTCGGCTTGGGCGATTCGCATGCCCTGACGCATGCCATGGCCTGCCATCAGGCCGTTGAGACCATTGGTATGCCCGAAGGTTTTATTCCCATGTCACAGTTGGCAGTGTATCTGGCTCTGGCACCCAAAAGTAACTCGACATATGCTGCCTATCACACGGCGCAAAAGGAAGTTCGGGAGAATGGTCCCAAACCAGTTCCCCTGCACCTTAGAAACGCGACATCTTCTCTGCAACGAGAATGGGGATATGGCCGCGGATATTTGTATCCGCACAATTTCCCCAAATCGTGGGCCGATCAGGACTATCTTCCCGGCGAACTTGCTGGTCGAAAATTTTATCATCCCAAGGATCAGGGTGAGGAGCCAAAGCTCTTGGCTTGGTTGAAACAATTTCGTCGAAGTCGTTAA
- a CDS encoding RsmE family RNA methyltransferase — protein MPRLNSFYLPPDLWPSAVGEHVVLEGQEARHMGTVLRTEPDQTVRLFDGHGHVGLFTVRDAGKRRALLEVVRLEESSAPANGITLAIGWGKSKRRNYLLEKTVELKGLGVVFWQATRSQGVVPTEPKDTWTDKSIQAAKQCGAAFLPELKTLPGGIDSLISMADEYDNRIVAWESDEVATFLSPSMLSSGHTLVVIGPEGGFEDTEARKLVEADFVPVTFGHSILRWETAAAYCLSLAMFGTQESS, from the coding sequence ATGCCAAGACTCAATTCTTTTTATCTGCCACCTGACTTGTGGCCTTCCGCGGTTGGAGAGCATGTCGTGCTGGAAGGTCAGGAAGCACGTCATATGGGGACGGTTCTCAGGACTGAGCCGGATCAGACTGTCCGCCTGTTTGATGGGCATGGGCATGTCGGTCTTTTTACTGTTCGTGATGCCGGGAAACGGCGAGCTCTGCTTGAAGTTGTTCGGTTGGAAGAAAGTTCTGCACCAGCTAATGGGATTACGTTGGCTATAGGTTGGGGTAAATCCAAGCGTAGAAATTATCTTTTGGAAAAAACGGTTGAACTCAAGGGGCTTGGCGTTGTTTTTTGGCAGGCCACCCGGAGTCAGGGAGTTGTCCCTACCGAGCCTAAAGATACCTGGACTGATAAAAGTATCCAGGCTGCCAAGCAATGTGGGGCTGCCTTTCTTCCTGAGCTTAAAACCCTTCCCGGAGGTATTGATTCTTTGATTTCCATGGCTGACGAATATGACAATCGAATAGTTGCATGGGAATCCGATGAGGTAGCCACGTTCTTATCTCCTTCGATGCTCTCAAGTGGACATACTCTTGTCGTTATTGGTCCGGAAGGCGGTTTTGAAGACACTGAGGCCCGAAAGCTGGTGGAAGCGGATTTTGTCCCTGTTACTTTTGGACATTCCATTTTACGCTGGGAAACAGCCGCTGCCTATTGTCTCAGTCTAGCCATGTTTGGTACACAGGAATCGTCATGA